A region of Larimichthys crocea isolate SSNF chromosome X, L_crocea_2.0, whole genome shotgun sequence DNA encodes the following proteins:
- the LOC104926863 gene encoding calmodulin-regulated spectrin-associated protein 3 isoform X4 produces the protein MVDSPSAMKKTFSVPEIKPLDQYDFNRAKICASVRWLLSKSYGSAENVPVELREPLYKDQYEQEHLKPSISKLLLSPEIYCRAQALLAQAHGVSLPASQGSPSDNSALLQFLIKKGFTPKVQDADVTEADLSFVPIKTKAHLALIDSLMTLAAKETVGRVNMAVEAEQMGVGAPWENALLFWVNRLNQKLREITEDEELPKSQTCTDLQPAQDGIRYRKDKVQSKLTPTFPLVYAVKDLSNGCAIAAVLHFYCSSLLPLEDVCLKDTMSVADSLYNLQMIKEFCESSLQSCCPLAVEDLLYAPPVLHLNIMSFIAELLEWFEVKKPDFVKPIQPIDLTDVSGLLDCTSPVSGNSNSGSPSFIFKQPFVPISSPVSPENKSWTKKQISRPLSAVTFSIPFGLDSDVDIVMGNPIDSVFRSVSTDSLTTGIPAITSPVKSAGMTHVPYSPPEDFSHLVSASAPSQRASWGPYAHTTPMGELPTIEEALQVVHTPGNKDRKKGRTAEKGVKGVTVGRPEPRLRPEGAPAGFFLHCPEEDNLLLSSSAPCRSGVLYHPVGGGVGDNKKQGRGERRERSGRTSDMSRDDDSVLRDGSVDSSEASDDTPRNAPGNIRPNNGRQGNHSTSNSPRMTSFAERRDNRRRHPAAPGEESASAPTPTTPGTPHTPSTPAGLPGCQDSPGPRGPEPGSEAWELGARLEEKRKSIEAQKRRIEAIFAKHRQRLGKTAFLQLKREQGEGGGEGAEEDSLSLEERLTRMEEQLKQEEEKEEKEKEKDAEKDKEKPSVSNPPRLEKQVTFSIESKKGAEKEKGGETVIVEYNEVVQKLSEALQSLQKDMQKLTEQQQQLMSNQRPRSTPKTTPKSTSRSNAKTKTPPHTPTKTPPRTPTKTPTRSTSKAWVIPPVSNPPSASSPSRRSQVLTSPKIIVSSSCPAPRTKIHSSSTPRSPKHHPRPQHQPHPRPSELKFPPLNRVLTPTQNVDTLPHLRRVSPSKCQVQTSSSFRIGGPRTPQESPQQIQQPQPDECTSDTGSSETPTQFSLELELEETEAVGGLPVLTQPRQDRPRAAGGSSSGAPSECSFESETLSLSAAYSAGGEGGRGGVAGMHCSLIEVSLSSHGGPEGGSDEPTDEGHEFSSDSMSDHTESAADPARVLAAEPLDPIQQLELATGARNLPEEQTESKGEQTGHTETLEPSGEQNELGTRGGIRFFFKEEVHSEEEMAQRRAFLLEKQQKRTEEMRKRRQWHEQDRENRPLSDKRVASPSGTPPAGTTSPFSTPPATPVRRGDFTRGEYALRQQLRIMDDLDKVLQHKSTTQGRSSTKKTRSRPRSMTREETKLSLSPAKGTPGSKLNKVYSHSSLNLAATDEPGKKCADPTKKPSSRPGSPAGCMTPSRLANQNGDKEWEVGSNGTSPAPEYTGPKLFKEPSLKSNKFIIHNALSRCCLAGKVNETQKNKIVEEMEKSPANHFLILFRDSSCQFRGVYTMNADSQELVRLAGVGPRTISSTHVESIYKYSSDRKQFSAIPSKTMGMSVDAFTIPGHLWHGGGGAAGGGGSRRASITKKAVISK, from the exons ATGGTGGACTCTCCCAGCGCGATGAAGAAGACCTTCTCGGTGCCGGAGATCAAACCGCTGGACCAGTACGACTTCAACCGGGCCAAGATCTGCGCCAGCGTCCGGTGGCTGCTGTCGAAATCGTACGGCTCTGCAG AAAATGTCCCCGTGGAGCTGCGGGAGCCGCTTTACAAGGACCAGTATGAACAAGAGCACCTCAAGCCGTCCATCTCAAagctgcttctctctcctgAGATCTACTGCCGAGCCCAGGCCTTGCTGGCCCAGGCACATGGGGTCTCTCTGCCAGCATCGCAGGGGTCCCCATCTGACAACTCCGCTCTGCTGCAGTTCCTCATTAAGAAAGGTTTCACCCCAAAGGTCCAGGATGCAGACGTCACCGAGGCGGACCTCAGCTTTGTCCCCATTAAGACG AAAGCCCACCTCGCCCTGATTGACTCTCTGATGACGCTGGCTGCCAAAGAGACGGTGGGCAGGGTGAATATGGCGGTGGAGGCGGAGCAGATGGGTGTCGGGGCTCCGTGGGAGAACGCTCTGCTGTTCTGGGTTAACAGG CTGAACCAGAAGTTGAGAGAAATCACCGAAGACGAAGAGCTCCCCAAGTCGCAGACATGTACAGACCTGCAGCCTGCTCAGGATGGG ATTCGCTATAGGAAGGACAAAGTGCAGTCTAAGCTGACTCCCACTTTCCCTCTGGTTTATGCGGTCAAAGATCTGTCTAATGGCTGTGCTATAGCTGCTGTGTTGCACTTCTACTGCTCCAGCTTGCTGCCTCTAGAgg ATGTGTGTCTAAAGGACACCATGTCAGTGGCTGACAGTCTCTACAACCTGCAGATGATCAAAGAGTTTTGCGAGAGCAGTTTACAGAGTTGCTGCCCCCTTGCTGTGGAGGACCTGCTCTACGCTCCACCGGTTCTGCAT CTGAACATCATGAGCTTCATAGCTGAGCTGCTGGAGTGGTTTGAAGTTAAGAAGCCTGATTTTGTCAAGCCCATACAACCCATCGACCTCACAG ATGTCTCAGGGTTACTAGATTGTACAAGTCCTGTCAGCGGGAACAGCAACAG TGGTTCTCCTTCCTTCATCTTCAAACAACCCTTTGTGCCTATCTCCTCCCCCGTGTCACCAG aaaacaaaagttggacaaagaaacaaatcag tcgtCCTCTGTCAGCAGTGACTTTCAGCATCCCATTTGGGCTCGACAGTGATGTTGACATTGTCATGGGAAACCCAATAGATTCTGTCTTTCGCTCCGTCAGCACTGACAGCCTCACCACTGGCATCCCTGCAATAACTTCACCAGTGAAATCAGCAGGGATGACCCATGTCCCATACAGCCCTCCAGAGGATTTCAGCCACCTGGTCAGCGCTTCGGCACCATCACAGCGTGCATCTTGGGGTCcttatgcacacacaacaccaatGGGAGAGCTACCAACCATTGAGGAGGCACTACAGGTGGTTCATACTCCTGGCAACAAAGATCGGAAAAAGGGAAGGACGGCAGAGAAAGGAGTAAAAGGAGTGACGGTAGGAAGGCCAGAACCCAGGTTACGTCCCGAAGGAGCCCCTGCTGGTTTCTTCCTACACTGCCCTGAGGAGGATAATCTCCTCCTCAGTAGCTCTGCTCCCTGTCGCTCTGGAGTCCTCTACCATCCtgttggaggaggagtgggTGATAATAAAAAgcaaggaagaggagagaggagggagagatcaGGACGCACCTCAGATATGTCACGTGATGACGACTCTGTTCTACGAGATGGCAGTGTTGACTCCTCTGAAGCATCGGATGATACCCCTAGAAATGCCCCGGGTAATATTCGACCCAATAACGGTCGCCAGGGAAACCACAGCACCAGCAATAGTCCACGCATGACAAGCTTTGCTGAGCGACGAGACAACAGAAGAAGACATCCTGCTGCTCCTGGGGAGGAGTCGGCCTCTGCTCCAACCCCAACAACCCCAGGCACTCCACATACACCCTCTACCCCAGCAGGGCTACCTGGCTGCCAGGACAGCCCAGGTCCCAGAGGCCCTGAACCAGGCTCTGAGGCCTGGGAGTTGGGGGCTCGTCTAGAGGAAAAACGTAAAAGCATTGAAGCCCAAAAACGACGCATAGAAGCCATTTTTGCCAAGCACAGACAGAGGCTTGGAAAAACAGCTTTCCTTCAGCTGAAAAGAGAgcaaggagagggaggaggcgagggagcagaggaggataGTCTTAGCCTGGAGGAGCGCCTCACGCGTATGGAGGAACAGctgaaacaggaagaggagaaggaagagaaggagaaagaaaaagatgcagagaaagataaagagaagCCATCTGTTTCCAATCCTCCTCGGCTGGAGAAGCAGGTCACATTCTCTATTGAAAGTAAGAAaggagcagagaaagaaaaaggaggggaaaCTGTCATCGTGGAGTATAATGAAGTGGTGCAAAAGTTGAGTGAAGCTCTGCAGTCACTACAAAAGGACATGCAGAAGCTTACagaacagcaacagcagctcatGAGCAACCAAAGACCCAGAAGTACACCCAAAACTACTCCAAAATCAACATCCAGAAGTAATGCCAAAACCAAAACTCCTCCTCACACCCCAACAAAGACTCCACCAAGAACCCCAACAAAGACTCCTACAAGAAGTACCAGTAAAGCTTGGGTGATTCCTCCTGTTTCCAACCCgccctctgcctcctccccATCACGACGTTCTCAAGTTCTTACTTCTCCCAAAATTATCGTCTCTTCCTCGTGCCCAGCTCCTCGCACAAAGatccactcctcctccactccacgCAGCCCCAAGCACCACCCTCGTCCCCAACATCAGCCTCACCCACGGCCCTCTGAACTGAAGTTCCCACCACTCAACCGTGTCTTGACACCAACCCAGAATGTGGACACGCTCCCCCACCTGCGCCGCGTGTCTCCCAGCAAGTGTCAGGTTCagacctcctcttccttccGTATTGGTGGGCCTCGGACTCCTCAAGAGTCTCCTCAGCAAATCCAGCAACCACAGCCTGATGAATGCACCTCAGACACAGGCTCTAGCGAAACACCAACACAGTTCAGCCttgagctggagctggaggagacgGAGGCCGTAGGAGGGCTGCCGGTATTGACACAGCCCAGACAGGATCGTCCCAGGGCTGCTGGCGGAAGCAGTTCTGGAGCTCCTTCTGAGTGCTCGTTTGAGAGCGAGACTTTGTCCCTTTCTGCTGCGTACAGCGCAGGAGGTGAAGGTGGGAGAGGTGGGGTTGCGGGGATGCACTGCAGCCTGATTGAGGTCTCATTGTCATCTCATGGAGGGCCAGAGGGGGGCAGTGATGAACCAACTGATGAAGGACACGAGTTTTCCTCTGATTCTATGAGCGACCACACAGAATCTGCTGCAGACCCAGCTCGAGTACTTGCTGCAGAACCCCTAGACCCCATACAGCAGCTGGAACTGGCCACAGGAGCCAGAAACTTGCCAGAAGAACAAACTGAATCCAAAGGAGAACAGACAGGACACACTGAAACTTTGGAACCAAGTGGAGAACAAAATGAACTGGGGACAAGAGGAGGGATTCGGTTCTTCTTTAAG GAGGAGGTACATAGTGAGGAGGAGATGGCCCAGCGTAGAGCTTTCTTGTTGGAAAAACAGCAGAAGAGAACTgaggagatgaggaagaggaggcagtggCATGAACAAGACAGGGAaaacag ACCATTGTCAGACAAAAGAGTGGCATCTCCCTCGGGTACACCTCCCGCAGGCACAACTTCACCTTTCTCCACGCCTCCCGCTACACCAGTCCGCAGGGGAGATTTCACACGAGGGGAGTATGCACTGCGGCAACAGCTCAGGATCATGGATGACCTGGACAAAGTGCTTCAGCATAAGTCAACCACTCAAGGACGATCTTCCACTAAGAAAACACGCTCACGGCCTCGCAGCATGACCAGGGAGGAAACAAAGCTGTCTCTGAGTCCAGCCAAGGGAACACCTG GCTCGAAGTTGAACAAAGTCTACTCTCACTCCTCCCTCAACCTGGCAGCCACAGATGAGCCAGGAAAGAAATGTGCAGACCCCACAAAGAAGCCCAGCAG CCGCCCTGGTTCACCTGCAGGATGTATGACACCGAGTAGACTGGCAAATCAGAATGGAGACAAAGAGTGGGAGGTCGGTTCGAATGGTACCTCACCTGCCCCAGAATACACAG GTCCAAAGCTCTTCAAAGAACCAAGCTT